The Patescibacteria group bacterium genomic interval TTTGCGTCAGCGGTTTTTTAATCAAAATTATTTTTATCAACAGAAATACCAGCGGTTACTAAAAAATAAAATGGGAAAATATCAGCGAGTGCCTTTTCGGGTGATGATTGAGAACACCAATGCATGCAATTCCAACTGTGTTTTTTGCCCGCATCCGGCAATGAAAAGAAAAATCGGCAATATGTCGATGGAGCTTTTTCAAAAAATTGTCGATCAGTGTGTTAGCCTAGGCATTGATTATGTTACCATCTATGGCTTTGGCGAGCCGCTGCTCGACCCTGAGTTTGTCGCCAAAGTAAAATACGCCAAAAGTCGCGGTATCAAAAGAGTGACTACTAACACCAACGGCGCGCTTTTAACCGAAGAAAGAAGTAGAGCGCTTGTCGAAGCCGGCATTGATGAGATCTATATCAGCTTTGACGCAGCAACAGCTGAAACCTTTCGCAAGATTCGTCCGGCTCTTAACTTCGATAAAATAGAAAAAAATATTTTCGACTTGGCCAGGATCAGAAAAGAAATGGGATCAAAAAAACCAGAAATAGTTTTGAGTTTTGTCGAGACTGGCGACAACAAACAAGAAGTAAAAAAATATATCAAAAAATGGCAAAAAACAGTTGATCATATTTCTATTTCTTTCATCCATAACTGGACAGGTGACCTTTTTGATAAGCTAAAAATAAAACAGCGAGATTGGCTACGTGATCCGTGTCGTTTGATTTGGACCGACATGGTAATCAGCTGGGACGGCACAGTGCCGCTTTGTTGT includes:
- a CDS encoding radical SAM/SPASM domain-containing protein is translated as MSLATKAYNFIIYNRLVKRLAGWFLRQRFFNQNYFYQQKYQRLLKNKMGKYQRVPFRVMIENTNACNSNCVFCPHPAMKRKIGNMSMELFQKIVDQCVSLGIDYVTIYGFGEPLLDPEFVAKVKYAKSRGIKRVTTNTNGALLTEERSRALVEAGIDEIYISFDAATAETFRKIRPALNFDKIEKNIFDLARIRKEMGSKKPEIVLSFVETGDNKQEVKKYIKKWQKTVDHISISFIHNWTGDLFDKLKIKQRDWLRDPCRLIWTDMVISWDGTVPLCCNDYENKIILGDINKQTVAEVWGGEKLRQFRYYHQKGEFKSINICADCVYNCHHKSPWWVGK